A segment of the Bdellovibrio bacteriovorus genome:
CAGCTTGAACTTTTCCCAAGCCTGCAATTGTGTGGCGTCGGAATGGATTACATCAGTGATGCGACCGCCACCTCCAACCGCTGTCAGGTAATAGCCTTTGGACGTCTTGATTCCATAGTTGATGACAGAGCTGCCATCGCACGAATCCACCAGGGTAAAACGCTCCCACGAGCCCACCTTGGTCGCATCGGTGTGAATGACGTCGGTAATGCGCCCACCACCACCGACGGCAGTAACATAGTTACCGAGATAAGTTTTGATCACACATGAAATCGGGGCGTTGCAGGCCTGTGCTGAAGTCGCCGCCATACCCACAAACAAAAACACGGAAAGAATAAGTTTTGTTTTCATTGGCTTCTCCTTGGGTCATCCATGACCGCCAGGTTCTAGCTCATAGCAGGCCGAACGGGGTTTCAATATTTACCTTGGGAAAATGTCGAGATAATGCTTCGGCTCGGTCGAGTCCTGTGTCAAAATGGCGGCATATGAAACAAATTGAAAAACAACTGGTTGATCGTTTCTTTCGTTATCTGGCAGTCAGCTCACAAAGTGATGACAATGCCCTGGCTTTGCCCAGCACTCCGGGACAGCAAAAGCTCGCGGAACTTCTTGCGCAGGAACTGAAAGACCTTGGATTGCAGAATATTGTGGTTGATCAAAAAGCCACAGTCACGGCCGTGAAGCCGGGAACCAAAAAGGGCGGCCCGCGCATCGGTTTCATCACTCATATTGACACCGTGGATGTTGGACTGAGCCCGCATATTCATCCGCAGATTCTGAAATTCACTGGCGAAGATGTTTGTCTGAATAAAAAAGAGAACATCTGTCTTAAAGTTTCTGAACACCCCGAGATTCTTCCGTATCAGGGGCAGGACATTATCTTCAGCGATGGCACCAGTGTCCTGGGGGCCGACAACAAAGCCGCCGTCAGTGTGGTGATGACCCTGCTGGCGAACCTGCGTGAGGATCAGCAGTATGGCGACATCGTGGTGGCCTTTGTGCCCGATGAAGAAATCGGCCTGCTGGGGGCTAAAGCAATGGATCTGTCGCGGTTTGATGTGGACTTTGCCTACACCATTGATTGCTGCGAACTGGGCGAGGTGGTTTATGAAAACTTCAACGCCGCGACGGCTGATATGACTTTCACCGGGGTGACCGCTCATCCGATGTCGGCCAAAGGTGTTCTGGTCAATCCGATTCTGATGGCTCAGGATTTTATGGCACTTTTTGATCGAGCGGAAACGCCGGAAAACACCGCCGGTCGTGAGGGGTATATCTGGTTTAACGGGATGACGGCGACCCAACAGGAAGCCAAATTGACGGCTTCCATTCGGGACTTCGATCTGAACTCGTTTGCGAGACGAAAAGAGCAGATGCAAAAGGCCACTGAATCGATTCAAGCCAAGTACCCGACAGCCCGGGTGCAACTGAAGATCACCGACACCTACAGCAATATCAGTTCAGCGATCGGCGAGGACCGCCGTGCGATTGATCTGATTTTTGCGGGACTGAAGGAAATCGGCGTAGAGCCCAAAGTCATCCCCATGCGTGGCGGCACGGATGGGGCGGCACTTTCCGCGAAGGGAATTTTAACTCCCAACTTCTTCACAGGCGCATTGAACTTTCACTCCAAATACGAGTTCCTGCCCATTCCGTCGTTTGTGAAGTCCTATGAACTGGCGGAAAAGATCTGTCTATTGGCGGCTCGCTGATCAGAAAAGAAGAATTCTTGGGTTTTGGCTTAAGCTATTGATATTTCTATAAAATTAGAAATTGGCGGAAAGCCGTTGTCGGGCCTTACCCGATGGGGGAAAAGTATTTCCCACAGTCCGAAAGCTCAAAGAAGTGCTTGAAAACACGGGGTAAAACCCATATAAAGGAACCTCACTTCAAGTGAGACCGTGGTTCCGTAGCTCAGCTGGATAGAGCATCTCCCTTCTAAGGAGAGGGTCGTACGTTCGAGTCGTACCGGAATCACCATTTTTCCTGCCTGATTCAAGACAACTGACAATCCACTGTAAAAAGCCGTGATTCTAAGACCGGGATTTGCTTCTTTGTGCGTCCGTTTGAACCCCTGATTTCTTTGTTTCAAAGTATCGGCAAAGGGGGGCTCTGTATGAAGCTCATCATTATTCTTTCGCTGATACTGTTAGGTGTTCAAAATTCCTATGCCGCTTGCGGTGATGAAACGGTTCGCGAGTTTGTGGGCGATGAGGCGGTGACGATGGCTTACAATGTTCGTTATGCGTCTTTCTCGAAAAAGAAAACCAGCGGGGACTATGTTTCGTGGTCCATCAAAAAGCTGGTGTGCGTGCAGACCAATCGCGGAATTCTGCCTGATACGATGCCGACTTATTCCTGTTCCAGTCCCAGTGGCGTGGGAAAAATCACCGCCAAAGCCATGTGGGATTCCATGTCTGAACTGGGCGTGATGCCAGATGCGACGACGGGACATGTGTATCACCAGGCCAAGGACATCAAATGCCAGGTTCACAAAGAGGGCGACGGCGGAACATCAGCCAATCCTCATTGTTGGGTTACGGCGGCTTGGGGAGATCAGTGCCCTTAGGCCACGTGACGCTTTTGCAGGCTGGCACACAAAGCGACGCCGCCCAGAATCACGTACCACAAGGTCAGAATCCAAAGAAGTAACAACGGCAGGGCTGCGAACGAGCCATACAGCTTGTTGTAAGCGAAGAATTTTTTAGCCAGAAGCACATAGCCTTTGTGAACTCCGAACAGGGTCACAGAGGCTAACAATGAGCTGATGAACGCCGCCTTGGCGCGCACGCGCACATCCGGCACCATTTTGTAAACCAGGAACAGCGTCCCCACCAGCACCAGGGAATTGGAAACGGTCGCCGGAATCACACGGTGAACGAACTGGAATTGCTCCAAAGATGTAAAGCCCACATAGATTGCCAGGAACACGGGGATCGCCAGAACAAGGCCCCAGTGATAGATCAGGCGCTTGTAAAAGGGTCGGGTGTTGCGCTGATTCCAGACACGGTGAATGCCCACTTCCATATCATGCAGCAGGCGAATAGAGGTAATAAACAGAAAGACGGCACCGGCGGTCCCCAGTTTTCCGGCGTTCACGTTTTTCAAAACGACTTTCATCATTTTCGTGAATCCGCTGCCTGCGGCTTCCTTCATGTTTGAAAGCAGCAAGGCTTCGACTTTGGGATAAAAGACCTCAAGGCCGCCGATAGACTGAAAGGTCGCCAGAACAACGGCGATGAAAGGGACCAAGGCCAGAGCAGTTGAAAAAGACAGGGAGGCGGCCACCAGTTGCAGCTCGCCATCGCGCATTTGTTGAATAGTGTCTTTGAGTACGCTCCAAAGTCGCTTAAACAAAATGAAGTCCAGTTCCGCGGTTGCCCGCTGCACATCCTGCGCGGATGCGCTTAAAGCCAAAATCTGTTTTTAACGGCAAAGTCGTTTCCTTGTCTTTCAATCTGAGCAGCATCGCAGTAAGGATCGTGCTCAAAGAAAAGATACCATGATTGGTCGGCCGCTTCACCTAGATACTTCTGTTTTTCTTCGATCAGAGTCAGCGGGTGCAGGTCGTAACCCATCACCCACGGCAGTTTCACGTGCGTGCTGGTGGGAACCATGTCGCCACAGTAAAGCAGTGTCGTTGTGCCGTCAGTGACTTTCACCACCTGCTGCGCCAGTGTGTGGCCGTTGCTGATAATGGCAGAAATGCCCGGAAGGAAATTATCTTTGGCGCCGTCCATGACGTTCAGAACACCTGCATCTATCAACGGCTGAAAATTCGCAGCATAGTAGCTGGCTTTTTCGCGCACATTCGGATGGCTGGCGGTTTCAAGGTTGCCTTTTTGCACCCAGTACTTGGCATTCGGGAAGGTCGGGACCAGCTTCCCGTTTTTTTCGGTCGTAGCGCCGCCGGCATGGTCGAAATGCAGGTGAGTCAGAATGACGTGATGAATGTCTTCCGGTTTCAAGCCATGGAATTGCAATGACTTCAGCAGGGACGGGCCGTCGGACTGGATGTTGAACAGGTCGGCAAACTTGCTTCCCATTTTGTCGCCGTATTTCGCAACAAAGTCGCCACCATTGCCGGTGTCGATCAGGATGTTGCAACCAGGGGACTTCAGCAGCAACCCGCGGGCTTCCATCGAAATGCGGTTCTTTTCATCCGGGGGATTGCTTCTTTCCCAAAGGACTTTGGGAACAGTTCCGAACATCGCGCCGCCATCCAGGCCGAAAAGACCTGTGGGGATCGGGCACACTTCATAGGGCCCGATTTTCAGCTTCTTGTTTTCAATTTGAATCGTTGTCTGGCTCATGAGGTTTTTCCTCCATCGGAACGGCTGGGAAAGCATCGGGATTGATCGTCAGCACCCAGCTCTTATAAGCAGCATACACCTCTTGGATCGGACCTGGGGGATGAACCGGACCTACGTGCAGGATCAGCTTTCCCGGGCGGGGCATGGATTGACCTTTAGGCCAAAGCTCCATCACGCCATCCAGATAGGTGAACAACAGCGGTGTCTGCGTGCGCTCTGAAAATATGGATACGCCACGTTTGAATTCCTGAATTTTACCGTCTTTGGAGCGGGTGCCTTCCGGGAAGATGATCAGCCACATGCGGGGCAGTTCAGTCAAAAGCTTCAGGATCAGATTGATGGCTTCACCTTTACGGTCTTTGCGGTCAATCGGAATGGCGCCCAGGCAGTGCTGGGAAAAGAACATGAACACCGGGTTGCTGAAAAAATAATCCTTCGCCGCGGCGATGTACAGATTCAGCCAGTAACGTCTTGGGATGGAGGCTGCGATAGACACCGCGTCCAGATGGCTGGCATGGTTGCTGATGATGATCAGCTTCGGCTGGGTCTTGTAGATTTCCGCAAACGGGGTGCCGCGGACTTCCAGGCGGATATAGAACTTGTACAGAATGTTCTTCAGGATCACGGACCACAGAAAACGCATGCACACACTGAAAAGATCAATGTGGCGGGTGAAAAGCGGCAGATGCTTCAGATAAGTGGGAAGCTTGGTCCACTGTTCGTTTTCGTAGTTCCAGTCCTTCATAGAATTACCGTCATCACGTAATAATAAATTGGCGCCACAAAGATCAGGCGATCCATGCGGTGCAGGAAGTCCCCACGGCCGATGATGAACGGACCCACGGTTTTCATGCCCGCATCACGACGAACCACGGTCATCAGGTAATCCCCAACGAAACCACCCATGGACGCCACAAGCCCAGAGGCCAACCAGTATTTTTCAGAACCGTCCGGCAAAAGGAAGCGCATGCAACCCGCCAGGAACAGCGTCAGCAGCGCCGACACAATGGTACTTCCGACTGTACGTCGCGGGTTGATACCCGGGAACATTTTCCAGCCGCCGATGTAACGGCTGACTGCCAAGTTCGTGTTATCGCAGAATTCTGTCAGGATCACCAGGTACATCACCTGGAAAACACCATTGGGCATTTTCATGATCAGGCCCAGATGCATGAACGACCATCCCAGGAAGATGAAAGCCAGCAACGTCAGGGAGATATACTGAATCATGCGCTTGTAAGAGTTCTTCACCAGCGGCACAAGGCAGGAAATCCCCAGCACCACCATCGGCATGGCATTGTAAATATCCAGACGGTCGTACCACGCGCAGACACCCAGTCCGATAATGCCCGCATAACAAATCATCACGAAGTAACTGCGATGGAACATCCCCATGATCTGGAAGAAAATCTTTGCGCCTAGAATCGCCAGGGCAGTCAGGGCCACCAAAGGCCAAGGCTCAGGCATACCCATGGCAAGAAACATCAGTGGGGCGGCAATCAGCCAGGATTTGATGCTGGCCCATGATTGAACAAAGTAATAGTTTTTCTGGCGGAAGAAAAAGACGATCAGGCCGGATGCAAAGATGATCGACAGAACGATCAGAACTGTCTGGCGGTAAATGTGGTTTTCCCAAGCCGTCGGCATGGCAATACGGATGGGAAGATCCAGATCAAAAAAATCCATTACGAAGGTTCCTCTTCAATTTTGTAGTCTTTGATTTTCTTGTACAGGCTGGAACGCGAGATTTGCAGGATGCGCGCCGCCTCTTCGATGTCCTTGGTTTGTTTCAGGCAGGTCTTGATGGCGTGGGCTTCAAATTCCTCCACCAGCGTATTTAAACCCTTGTTGAAATCAATGACCGTGTAAGACGGGGCACTGGTTGCGGTGGCCGCAGGCTTCAGCCAGGCCGCCACATCCTCACCACGAATGAACGGAAGTGGGGATGTCAGGCTCAGTTGTTCGCACACGCGCTTGAGTTCACGCACATTTCCAGGCCAGTTGTATTTTTTCAAAGCCTCCAGGCCGTCTTCAGTAAAGGACTTGTTACGGCGCGGGCGTTCGGCATCCAGGAAGTGGGCTGCCAGTTCGTTGATGTCTTCAAGACGGTCCCGCAGCGGCGTCAGTTGAATGCGCTGGGATGCCAGACGATACAAAAGGTCTTCGCGGAATTCTCCGGCCGCGACCATTTTTTCCAGCGGCTTGTTGCTGGCCACGATCACGCGGGTTTTCACCTGTGTTGTTTCTTTGGCGCCCACTTTGCGAACTTCACCGGTTTCCAGGAAGCGCAACAGTTTTGCCTGCTGGGTCAGGGGCAGGGCCTCGATTTCATCCAGGAACAGGTCGCCGCCGTGGGCCGCTTCAGTCAGGCCCACTTTGTTTTGATCTGCGCCCGTGAAGGCGCCTTTGATATGACCGAACATTTCGGATTCAAAAAGATTTTCCGGAATGCTGGCAACGTTTACTGCGATGAACGGGCGTTCGCCCTCTTGTTCATGCAGCAGACGGGAAACAACTTCCTTGCCGCAGCCGGTTTCACCCTCGATCAGAACAGGACTGGTTTCGCCACGCAGATCGGCAATGCGTTTTTTGATTTTTTGTGAAGCTTGGGAGGTTCCCACCCAACGCGTGGATTTGCGGTTGGCGGCAGGATCCACACTGCGCAGATCCCACAGGGCTTCGATTTTTTCCAGCACCAGCAGAATTTCTTCCGGCATCAGGGGCTTGGCCAAAAATCTTTGCGCTCCGGCTTTCAGACAGCTTTCCATCAGGGGACGGCTCAGGTCCCCGGACATCGCGACGACTTCCAGTTGGTTGTTGTGCTTGACCAGCTTTTCAATCACTGTCGGACCCACGGCTTTGGTAGAGCCCGGCTCCAGATGCATATCGACGAAAGCCGCATGATAAAAACGCTCGTATTGAATGGCTTCCAAAGTGGGAGCTGAGAAAACCTTCCAATGGTTCGGCAGGGACAGCTTCAAGGACTGATGGATCAGTGGATCATCATCCACGATAAGTAGAGAGAATACTCGAGTTGTTGCCATAGGACTTTAGCATACCCCACAGCCCTTAATTAGCCATCATTAGCACGCCTCGTCACCACGAATAGTGACGAAGGACGGGAACAGAGTTACCATTTTTAGAGTGGAGGCCCTATGAGCGCTCAAAGAATCTTGTTGGTTGAAAACATTCACACCGTCGCAAAGGAAAGGCTGGAGGAAGAAGGCTACAAAGTCGATCTGATCGCTCATGCGCCTTCCGAAGACGAACTGCTGAAACTTCTGCCAAACTACGACGTGCTGGGCATTCGCTCCAAAACGGAAATCACAAAAAAAGTTCTGGATTCGAGCAAACATCTGGTGACCATTGGTTGCTTCTGTATTGGAACAAATCAAGTGGACCTTCTGACCGCGCGCGAGAAGGGGATTCCGGTGTTCAATGCTCCTCATTCGAACACTCGTTCCGTGGCCGAGCTGGTGATCGCGGAAATGATTTCCCTGTCCCGTCAACTGGGCGACCGAAACACTCAAGCGCATTTGGGTGAGTGGGTGAAGTCAGCGGTGGGCTCTAAGGAAGTCCGTGGCAAAACTTTGGGGATCGTCGGTTACGGCCATATCGGAAGCCAGGTCAGCATCCTTGCTGAATCCATGGGGTTGAAGGTGCTGTTCTTTGACGTGCTGAAAAAACTTCCTCTGGGAAATGCCATGGTACAGAACACTCTGGATGATCTTTTGCGAAATTCTGATTTTGTGACTTTGCACGTGCCAGAGACTCCTGAAACCAAAGACATGATCGGCGCCCGCGAACTGTCGATGATGAAAAAAGGCAGCTTCCTGATCAACGCCAGCCGCGGCACGGTTGTTGTGATTGACGATCTGGTGAAATCCCTTCAGGAAAAACATCTGGCGGGTTGTGCGATCGACGTGTTCCCGGAAGAGCCGGCATCAAACAAGGAAAAATTCAAATCCCCGCTGCAGGGAATTCCCAACGTCATTCTGACTCCGCACATCGCAGGCAGCACAGAGGAAGCGCAGTATGCCATCGGCCTGGAAGTGGCCGAAAGCTTCCGCCGCTACCTGAAGATCGGCTCTTCGCCGGGGGCGGTGAATTTCCCGAATGTGGATCTGCCAGTGAAGCAGGGGACGTCGCGTATTTTGAACGTTCACCGCAATGAACCTGGTGTCCTGGGTGAAATCAATGGTCTTATTTCCAAGGCCGGTGCCAATATCGAAGGGCAGTACCTGTCGACAGATGAAAAAATCGGTTATCTGGTGATGGATCTGCATTCCAGTCAGGCGCACACGCTGGCGGCGGATATCGAGAAGCTGTCCCGTTCCATCCGCACACGTGTGGTTTACTAATTTTGAGTCGTCAGCGCTTTGACTTCTGAAGTGGAAAGCTCCTGATCAAAAATCAGGAGTTCTCTTATGTAGCCTTTGATTGGCAAAGTCGTCCCTGACGTCCCGCCTGAGAAAAGATAGGCATCCGCATTTGTGGAAGGCTCGTATCCCGATAGAGTTCCTGTTGAAGTCGTTGGGGTTGCTGTTGTTGCCGTGGAAGTGATCAGATTTCTTTTCGCCGACCCGCCAGTATTCAGTATCATCGCCTGGCCAGGCGAACTTGTGCTCAAGGCGGGGCCGCTGGTCGTTTCTAGTGTAGAGGAGTTCAGTGCTGAAGTGACTGTCCAGGCACCTCCGGCCGTGCGACCAATTTCAAACCCTTCCAGCCCCAGGGCCTCTTTTTTTCCAAATGACAAAAGTGAAGCTGCGGTCGCCTGGGTGGTAAAGGTAAAATGTGTATAAACCGTCATCGCAGTTGGCGTCGGAAAATCAGGAACAGTCATGGAATCATCAACACCATCGGCTGTGATGCGCAGAATTCCGCCGGACAGGGTGACGACGGGCTGGCGATTCGGATCTGTCTGGTAGGCGTGTTTTCCCTGAGAACCCTGGTCGTACCATGTCACCAAACGTCCGGTCGTGCCCGCAAAGGTTGTTAAATACGGGTCGACCATTCCATGTGAATCAAAATAGATGTCAGTGGTGT
Coding sequences within it:
- a CDS encoding fascin domain-containing protein; the protein is MKTKLILSVFLFVGMAATSAQACNAPISCVIKTYLGNYVTAVGGGGRITDVIHTDATKVGSWERFTLVDSCDGSSVINYGIKTSKGYYLTAVGGGGRITDVIHSDATQLQAWEKFKLISLGYGAYAIQTISGHYVTAVGGGGRITDTIHTDATQIRNWEKFRFICQ
- the pepT gene encoding peptidase T, whose product is MKQIEKQLVDRFFRYLAVSSQSDDNALALPSTPGQQKLAELLAQELKDLGLQNIVVDQKATVTAVKPGTKKGGPRIGFITHIDTVDVGLSPHIHPQILKFTGEDVCLNKKENICLKVSEHPEILPYQGQDIIFSDGTSVLGADNKAAVSVVMTLLANLREDQQYGDIVVAFVPDEEIGLLGAKAMDLSRFDVDFAYTIDCCELGEVVYENFNAATADMTFTGVTAHPMSAKGVLVNPILMAQDFMALFDRAETPENTAGREGYIWFNGMTATQQEAKLTASIRDFDLNSFARRKEQMQKATESIQAKYPTARVQLKITDTYSNISSAIGEDRRAIDLIFAGLKEIGVEPKVIPMRGGTDGAALSAKGILTPNFFTGALNFHSKYEFLPIPSFVKSYELAEKICLLAAR
- a CDS encoding YihY/virulence factor BrkB family protein; the encoded protein is MALSASAQDVQRATAELDFILFKRLWSVLKDTIQQMRDGELQLVAASLSFSTALALVPFIAVVLATFQSIGGLEVFYPKVEALLLSNMKEAAGSGFTKMMKVVLKNVNAGKLGTAGAVFLFITSIRLLHDMEVGIHRVWNQRNTRPFYKRLIYHWGLVLAIPVFLAIYVGFTSLEQFQFVHRVIPATVSNSLVLVGTLFLVYKMVPDVRVRAKAAFISSLLASVTLFGVHKGYVLLAKKFFAYNKLYGSFAALPLLLLWILTLWYVILGGVALCASLQKRHVA
- a CDS encoding MBL fold metallo-hydrolase; amino-acid sequence: MSQTTIQIENKKLKIGPYEVCPIPTGLFGLDGGAMFGTVPKVLWERSNPPDEKNRISMEARGLLLKSPGCNILIDTGNGGDFVAKYGDKMGSKFADLFNIQSDGPSLLKSLQFHGLKPEDIHHVILTHLHFDHAGGATTEKNGKLVPTFPNAKYWVQKGNLETASHPNVREKASYYAANFQPLIDAGVLNVMDGAKDNFLPGISAIISNGHTLAQQVVKVTDGTTTLLYCGDMVPTSTHVKLPWVMGYDLHPLTLIEEKQKYLGEAADQSWYLFFEHDPYCDAAQIERQGNDFAVKNRFWL
- a CDS encoding lysophospholipid acyltransferase family protein codes for the protein MKDWNYENEQWTKLPTYLKHLPLFTRHIDLFSVCMRFLWSVILKNILYKFYIRLEVRGTPFAEIYKTQPKLIIISNHASHLDAVSIAASIPRRYWLNLYIAAAKDYFFSNPVFMFFSQHCLGAIPIDRKDRKGEAINLILKLLTELPRMWLIIFPEGTRSKDGKIQEFKRGVSIFSERTQTPLLFTYLDGVMELWPKGQSMPRPGKLILHVGPVHPPGPIQEVYAAYKSWVLTINPDAFPAVPMEEKPHEPDNDSN
- a CDS encoding phosphatidate cytidylyltransferase gives rise to the protein MDFFDLDLPIRIAMPTAWENHIYRQTVLIVLSIIFASGLIVFFFRQKNYYFVQSWASIKSWLIAAPLMFLAMGMPEPWPLVALTALAILGAKIFFQIMGMFHRSYFVMICYAGIIGLGVCAWYDRLDIYNAMPMVVLGISCLVPLVKNSYKRMIQYISLTLLAFIFLGWSFMHLGLIMKMPNGVFQVMYLVILTEFCDNTNLAVSRYIGGWKMFPGINPRRTVGSTIVSALLTLFLAGCMRFLLPDGSEKYWLASGLVASMGGFVGDYLMTVVRRDAGMKTVGPFIIGRGDFLHRMDRLIFVAPIYYYVMTVIL
- a CDS encoding sigma-54-dependent transcriptional regulator, encoding MATTRVFSLLIVDDDPLIHQSLKLSLPNHWKVFSAPTLEAIQYERFYHAAFVDMHLEPGSTKAVGPTVIEKLVKHNNQLEVVAMSGDLSRPLMESCLKAGAQRFLAKPLMPEEILLVLEKIEALWDLRSVDPAANRKSTRWVGTSQASQKIKKRIADLRGETSPVLIEGETGCGKEVVSRLLHEQEGERPFIAVNVASIPENLFESEMFGHIKGAFTGADQNKVGLTEAAHGGDLFLDEIEALPLTQQAKLLRFLETGEVRKVGAKETTQVKTRVIVASNKPLEKMVAAGEFREDLLYRLASQRIQLTPLRDRLEDINELAAHFLDAERPRRNKSFTEDGLEALKKYNWPGNVRELKRVCEQLSLTSPLPFIRGEDVAAWLKPAATATSAPSYTVIDFNKGLNTLVEEFEAHAIKTCLKQTKDIEEAARILQISRSSLYKKIKDYKIEEEPS
- the serA gene encoding phosphoglycerate dehydrogenase; amino-acid sequence: MSAQRILLVENIHTVAKERLEEEGYKVDLIAHAPSEDELLKLLPNYDVLGIRSKTEITKKVLDSSKHLVTIGCFCIGTNQVDLLTAREKGIPVFNAPHSNTRSVAELVIAEMISLSRQLGDRNTQAHLGEWVKSAVGSKEVRGKTLGIVGYGHIGSQVSILAESMGLKVLFFDVLKKLPLGNAMVQNTLDDLLRNSDFVTLHVPETPETKDMIGARELSMMKKGSFLINASRGTVVVIDDLVKSLQEKHLAGCAIDVFPEEPASNKEKFKSPLQGIPNVILTPHIAGSTEEAQYAIGLEVAESFRRYLKIGSSPGAVNFPNVDLPVKQGTSRILNVHRNEPGVLGEINGLISKAGANIEGQYLSTDEKIGYLVMDLHSSQAHTLAADIEKLSRSIRTRVVY